The following coding sequences are from one Streptomyces sp. V3I7 window:
- a CDS encoding methyltransferase produces MHRTEAAEGHYAFADATAHVGEQYRCLSAAYDARTCARLAESGVGPGWRCLEVGAGGGTVSGWLAERVAPDGHVTATDLDPRHIGEQPCLTVLRHDVVADPLPAAAYDLIVQRLVLQHLPERESVLGKLVQSLKPGGLLLSEEFDASYEPPLLTPDAESERLYRTFFDAKLTALRDAGADPEWGRKSPAALRAAGLVDIDVRMHIESRSAGSPSLLLQRNHSRHLRDRLTAAGMTDAQLEGVRRLMDDPSFLAASSVMYSVRGRRPLQDGTR; encoded by the coding sequence ATGCACCGCACCGAGGCCGCCGAGGGCCACTACGCCTTCGCCGACGCCACCGCGCACGTCGGCGAGCAGTACCGGTGTCTGTCCGCGGCGTACGACGCCCGGACCTGCGCCCGGCTGGCGGAGTCGGGGGTGGGCCCCGGGTGGCGCTGTCTGGAGGTCGGCGCGGGCGGCGGCACCGTCTCCGGCTGGCTCGCCGAGCGCGTCGCCCCGGACGGCCATGTCACCGCGACCGACCTCGACCCGCGCCACATCGGCGAGCAGCCCTGTCTGACGGTCCTGCGGCACGACGTGGTGGCGGACCCGCTGCCCGCGGCGGCCTACGACCTCATCGTGCAGCGGCTGGTGCTCCAGCACCTCCCCGAGCGCGAGTCGGTGCTCGGCAAGCTCGTGCAGTCCCTCAAGCCGGGCGGGCTGCTGCTGTCCGAGGAGTTCGACGCGTCGTACGAGCCGCCGCTGCTGACCCCCGACGCCGAGTCGGAGCGCCTCTACCGGACCTTCTTCGACGCCAAGCTCACCGCGCTGCGCGATGCCGGCGCGGACCCGGAGTGGGGGCGCAAGAGCCCGGCCGCCCTGCGTGCCGCCGGTCTCGTCGACATCGACGTCCGCATGCACATCGAATCGCGCTCCGCGGGCTCCCCCAGCCTCCTGCTGCAACGCAACCACTCGCGTCACCTGCGCGACCGGCTGACCGCCGCCGGCATGACGGACGCCCAACTCGAAGGAGTCCGGCGGCTGATGGACGACCCGTCCTTCCTCGCCGCCTCCAGCGTCATGTACTCGGTGCGGGGACGCAGGCCGCTCCAGGACGGTACGCGGTGA
- a CDS encoding class I adenylate-forming enzyme family protein, with product MKPYDMGVLFDECAAHGIGTRVHVDRPLDIDPARTTPYGVPELAELVRQAAAWFAAVGAGPGERIALVKDNHWDYDLLACAAVRIGAVPAKLSGGLPPDVLRILLDRLSPALLVTTSATWKGLAETGSSGGGARRTLLLDGSAPGALSMDDVRNAPVPAPWRRHDTEPLVITHTSGTTGVPKLVAHSTRSIIGKLARFESVRVPRIGLRRDDSLVNMSAYAHGRTFCWTASTLCLGPAEVTFVTAEDAALADPFLRAHPPTVMEATPASYVRLLPLTGRLDHPFHRVRTYVSTYDAMHPPTIRAYLTASGHRSPLWLQGWGQTETGPLTFRVHTRASAGPGRSGSRNVGRPVPFRTRLRVVDPRTRRAVPRGRAGVILARTEALALDYVGESDRWAAQTSADGWWDTGDVGVRRPDGSVDLLDRAVDLVPRMSCLRTEDLLEERLPQVVECVVLAAPDGPQPVIVLAGKAPLDDGDWQMAVRGLPPLNPPIILTWDEVPRTATGKVRRRELLRRLAASPRPADPAPHD from the coding sequence ATGAAGCCGTACGACATGGGAGTGCTCTTCGACGAATGCGCCGCGCACGGCATCGGCACCCGCGTGCATGTCGACCGGCCCCTGGACATCGACCCCGCCCGCACCACCCCTTACGGCGTACCGGAGTTGGCGGAACTGGTGCGGCAGGCCGCGGCCTGGTTCGCGGCGGTGGGCGCCGGGCCGGGCGAGCGGATCGCCCTCGTCAAGGACAACCACTGGGACTACGACCTGCTCGCCTGCGCGGCCGTACGGATCGGTGCGGTCCCGGCGAAGCTGTCCGGCGGCCTGCCGCCGGACGTGCTCCGGATCCTGCTGGACCGGCTCTCCCCGGCCCTGCTGGTCACCACCTCGGCGACATGGAAAGGCCTGGCGGAGACGGGCAGTTCGGGCGGCGGCGCGCGCAGGACGCTGCTCCTGGACGGGTCCGCCCCCGGCGCGCTGAGCATGGACGACGTACGGAACGCGCCGGTGCCCGCCCCCTGGCGGCGGCACGACACCGAACCGCTGGTCATCACGCACACCTCCGGGACCACGGGAGTGCCGAAGCTGGTGGCCCACTCCACCCGCTCGATCATCGGCAAGCTGGCCCGGTTCGAGTCCGTCCGCGTGCCGCGCATCGGGCTGCGCCGGGACGACTCGCTGGTCAACATGAGCGCGTACGCGCACGGCCGGACGTTCTGCTGGACGGCGAGCACCCTGTGCCTGGGTCCCGCCGAGGTCACGTTCGTCACCGCCGAGGACGCGGCGCTCGCGGACCCCTTCCTCCGGGCCCACCCGCCGACCGTCATGGAGGCGACCCCCGCCTCGTACGTACGGCTCCTGCCGCTGACCGGCCGCCTGGACCATCCCTTCCACCGCGTGCGGACGTACGTCAGCACCTACGACGCCATGCACCCGCCGACCATCCGCGCCTACCTCACGGCGAGCGGGCACCGCAGCCCGCTGTGGCTCCAGGGCTGGGGGCAGACCGAGACGGGGCCGCTCACCTTCCGCGTCCACACCCGCGCCTCGGCCGGCCCCGGCCGGTCCGGCAGCCGGAACGTCGGACGGCCGGTTCCCTTCAGGACACGGCTGCGCGTCGTCGATCCGCGCACGCGCCGGGCGGTGCCGCGCGGGCGGGCGGGAGTCATCCTCGCCAGGACCGAGGCCCTCGCCCTGGACTACGTCGGCGAATCGGACCGGTGGGCCGCGCAGACCAGTGCCGACGGCTGGTGGGACACCGGTGACGTCGGCGTGCGCCGCCCGGACGGAAGCGTCGACCTGCTCGACCGGGCGGTCGACCTGGTGCCGCGGATGAGCTGCCTGCGGACCGAGGACCTGCTGGAGGAGCGGCTGCCGCAGGTCGTCGAGTGCGTCGTCCTCGCCGCCCCGGACGGCCCCCAGCCGGTGATCGTCCTCGCGGGGAAGGCCCCACTGGACGACGGTGACTGGCAGATGGCGGTGCGCGGCCTGCCCCCGCTGAACCCGCCGATCATCCTCACCTGGGACGAGGTGCCCCGCACCGCCACCGGCAAGGTGCGCCGCCGGGAGCTGCTCCGGCGGCTGGCCGCCTCGCCCCGCCCCGCCGATCCCGCCCCGCACGACTGA
- a CDS encoding NAD(P)/FAD-dependent oxidoreductase has translation MSTDRDLDVAVVGAGVAGLTAAHELRRAGLQVRVFEAQDHVGGRMSSFRHGGFTVDRGAEQLPEQGYRATWQLLDRLGVTPEEVPRIGKALAVWRDGRAHPGLAGRFAPLTGPGLSPRALPSMARMTAWTAWHRRSFDGDHPERTAAKAATVRDFARRYHPDLHDYLLQPVAGSFFGWDTARSTVAPLLSLLLSVGPVSGWRTYHDGMDLLARRLAAGVDVDLCSEVREVVADSGGGVRVRLAGREVTARSAVLCAPAPVAARLHPGAPADESPFLSACTFTPVLKVSCLLDRPLAPPSAKPLYVLLTPRTEDDTLSAIIVDHAKHPGRAPVGKGLLTLVASPERIGAFLQAPDGEVRDRLVAAASRYVPGLRQACTAAFVHSFTHGLPEATPQALLHRRQFMDRPLRPVEYAGDWLTLRPASEAAVRAGALAASRVLARLRPRPLPRAPLSGRGAPARQDMATTPHRAVEAR, from the coding sequence ATGAGCACGGATCGCGATCTCGACGTGGCGGTGGTCGGCGCGGGCGTGGCCGGGCTGACGGCGGCTCATGAGCTGCGGCGCGCTGGACTCCAGGTGCGCGTGTTCGAGGCACAGGACCATGTCGGCGGGCGTATGAGCAGCTTCCGTCACGGCGGCTTCACGGTGGACAGAGGCGCCGAACAGCTCCCGGAGCAGGGGTACCGCGCGACATGGCAGCTACTGGATCGGCTCGGGGTGACGCCCGAGGAGGTGCCGCGTATCGGCAAGGCGCTGGCCGTCTGGCGGGACGGCCGGGCCCATCCCGGCCTGGCGGGCCGTTTCGCCCCCCTGACCGGCCCGGGGCTGTCGCCGCGCGCCCTGCCGAGCATGGCCCGGATGACGGCGTGGACGGCCTGGCACCGCCGCTCGTTCGACGGCGACCACCCGGAGCGCACCGCCGCGAAGGCGGCGACGGTACGGGACTTCGCCCGGCGCTACCACCCGGACCTGCACGACTATCTGCTGCAACCGGTGGCCGGCAGCTTCTTCGGCTGGGACACCGCGCGCTCCACCGTCGCCCCGCTGCTCAGCCTGCTGCTGTCGGTCGGCCCGGTGTCCGGCTGGCGCACGTACCACGACGGCATGGACCTGCTCGCCCGCCGGCTGGCCGCCGGGGTCGACGTGGACCTGTGCAGTGAGGTGCGGGAGGTCGTCGCCGACAGCGGTGGCGGCGTACGGGTGCGGCTCGCCGGCCGCGAGGTCACCGCCCGGTCGGCGGTCCTGTGCGCGCCCGCTCCCGTGGCGGCACGCCTCCACCCGGGCGCTCCGGCCGACGAGTCGCCGTTCCTGTCGGCCTGCACCTTCACCCCCGTCCTGAAGGTCAGCTGCCTGCTGGACCGCCCGCTGGCGCCCCCGTCGGCGAAGCCGCTGTACGTCCTGCTGACGCCCCGTACCGAGGACGACACCCTCTCCGCGATCATCGTCGACCACGCCAAGCATCCCGGCCGGGCGCCCGTCGGCAAGGGCCTGCTGACCCTGGTGGCGTCCCCCGAGCGCATCGGCGCGTTCCTCCAGGCACCGGACGGCGAGGTCCGTGACCGCCTCGTCGCCGCCGCGTCCCGGTACGTCCCGGGTCTGCGGCAGGCCTGCACGGCGGCCTTCGTGCACTCCTTCACCCACGGCCTTCCCGAGGCCACCCCTCAAGCCCTGCTGCACCGGCGGCAGTTCATGGACCGACCGCTGCGGCCGGTGGAGTACGCCGGGGACTGGCTCACCCTCAGGCCCGCGAGCGAGGCCGCCGTCCGCGCGGGCGCGCTCGCGGCCTCCCGCGTACTGGCCCGGCTGCGTCCCCGTCCCCTGCCGCGCGCGCCGCTGTCCGGACGCGGCGCCCCGGCACGGCAGGACATGGCCACGACCCCGCACAGAGCAGTGGAGGCGCGATGA
- a CDS encoding UbiA family prenyltransferase codes for MTSEVRLGRRVIQGARPESKLRSYARLGKLDVYDYYPSILVAAAPFALPLSGLGGATGGALALFLVGEFFVLMAMCALDDIGGFRDGSDVANYGPNDPLRRRLRKPLVAGTLTVPEALGFAAVTATVGAALWTAAVALAPHRPLWTVLLVAVLFVVALQYSTGLRISYHGFQEAFIAGLGVALVLAPYGLATGRFSAYLLVLAVLFGMGPLLFGVYSNTNDIPGDKAVGRPTVACLVGPKGNAVFIGLLSLSEFLIGAVAAAAGVAPWWFVPLMLPVTVLRARQFLLGFRQHDVMRARKLGFAVHRLSTVLLIAAGLLAGTASA; via the coding sequence ATGACCAGCGAGGTGCGGCTCGGACGCCGGGTCATCCAGGGCGCCCGTCCGGAGAGCAAGCTGCGCAGCTACGCCCGCCTGGGCAAGCTCGACGTGTACGACTACTACCCGAGCATCCTCGTCGCGGCCGCCCCCTTCGCCCTCCCCCTCTCGGGGCTGGGCGGGGCGACGGGCGGGGCGCTGGCGCTGTTCCTCGTCGGCGAGTTCTTCGTGCTCATGGCCATGTGCGCGCTCGACGACATCGGCGGTTTCCGCGACGGCAGCGACGTGGCGAACTACGGGCCGAACGACCCCCTGCGCCGCCGGCTGCGCAAGCCGCTGGTCGCCGGGACCCTGACGGTCCCCGAGGCGCTCGGCTTCGCGGCGGTGACCGCCACCGTGGGCGCCGCGCTGTGGACGGCGGCGGTGGCGCTCGCTCCGCACCGGCCGCTGTGGACGGTGCTGCTGGTCGCGGTGCTGTTCGTGGTCGCGCTCCAGTACTCGACCGGCCTGCGGATCAGCTACCACGGCTTCCAGGAGGCGTTCATCGCGGGACTCGGCGTGGCCCTGGTCCTGGCGCCGTACGGGCTCGCCACGGGGCGCTTCTCGGCGTACCTGCTCGTCCTCGCCGTGCTGTTCGGCATGGGTCCGCTGCTGTTCGGGGTCTACTCCAACACCAACGACATCCCGGGCGACAAGGCGGTGGGGCGGCCGACCGTGGCCTGTCTGGTGGGTCCGAAGGGCAACGCGGTCTTCATCGGCCTGCTCTCCCTGTCGGAGTTCCTCATCGGTGCGGTCGCCGCCGCGGCCGGCGTGGCTCCGTGGTGGTTCGTGCCGCTGATGCTGCCGGTCACCGTGCTGCGCGCCCGGCAGTTCCTGCTCGGCTTCCGGCAGCACGACGTCATGCGGGCCCGCAAGCTGGGCTTCGCCGTGCACCGTCTGAGCACGGTGCTGCTGATCGCGGCGGGCCTGCTCGCGGGAACGGCGTCCGCATGA
- a CDS encoding DegT/DnrJ/EryC1/StrS aminotransferase family protein — translation MTSQATGTTTAERRITFFQPDVFDGDRATLLDIIREVGGSAGQRFILGDRTGEFERTLRRSLGAEDVVACGSGTSALVLTLTAMGVGAGDEVVAPAFGCAPLAASVVHLGATPVFADIDPWTMVADPAEAERHITARTRVLMPAHMFSVMADMPAFVALAERHGLRLLEDSAVAQGAVLKGIPAGLWGEAGIYSFVQVKSFGMPGEGGVVVTRDAEIGRRVRMLRNHGQDGRRRFLHHVIGHNSRFDEIQAAFQLHRLPGLAGRLERRAAIADYYTERFEPLADAGVVPPPRGREGRCYYVYSLLATERDALREHLAAHGVDTHVYYPRPLPRQPAFAPYVRPGDRWPHAEEASRRILALPVYAHLTDAQVEHIADTVCDFVRRRRPVGRAAHPAPARGVSP, via the coding sequence ATGACCAGCCAGGCGACCGGAACGACGACCGCCGAAAGGCGCATCACCTTCTTCCAGCCGGACGTCTTCGACGGCGACCGCGCCACCCTGCTCGACATCATCCGCGAGGTCGGCGGCAGCGCCGGCCAGCGGTTCATCCTCGGGGACCGCACCGGGGAGTTCGAGCGGACCCTGCGGCGCTCGCTCGGCGCCGAGGACGTGGTCGCGTGCGGCAGCGGCACCTCGGCGCTGGTGCTGACGCTGACCGCCATGGGTGTCGGTGCCGGGGACGAGGTGGTGGCGCCCGCGTTCGGCTGCGCCCCGCTCGCCGCCTCGGTGGTCCACCTGGGCGCGACGCCGGTCTTCGCCGACATCGACCCGTGGACGATGGTCGCCGACCCGGCCGAGGCCGAGCGGCACATCACCGCCCGCACTCGGGTGCTCATGCCCGCCCACATGTTCTCCGTGATGGCCGACATGCCGGCCTTCGTCGCCCTGGCCGAGCGGCACGGCCTGCGCCTGCTGGAGGACTCGGCGGTCGCGCAGGGCGCCGTACTCAAGGGCATTCCGGCCGGGCTGTGGGGCGAGGCGGGCATCTACTCCTTCGTCCAGGTCAAGTCGTTCGGCATGCCCGGCGAGGGCGGCGTGGTGGTGACGCGCGACGCGGAGATCGGCCGGCGCGTGCGCATGCTGCGCAACCACGGTCAGGACGGGCGGCGCCGCTTCCTCCACCATGTGATCGGCCACAACAGCCGGTTCGACGAGATCCAGGCCGCCTTCCAGCTCCACCGGCTGCCGGGTCTGGCCGGACGGCTCGAACGGCGGGCCGCCATCGCCGACTACTACACCGAGCGCTTCGAGCCGCTCGCGGACGCCGGGGTGGTGCCGCCGCCGCGCGGCCGCGAAGGGCGCTGCTACTACGTCTACTCGCTGCTCGCCACCGAGCGCGACGCCCTCCGCGAGCACCTGGCGGCGCACGGCGTGGACACTCACGTCTACTACCCCCGGCCCCTGCCCCGGCAGCCCGCCTTCGCGCCCTACGTACGGCCTGGCGACAGGTGGCCGCACGCTGAGGAGGCGAGCCGCCGGATCCTGGCCCTTCCCGTCTACGCCCATCTCACCGACGCGCAGGTCGAGCACATCGCCGACACGGTGTGCGACTTCGTACGCCGGCGCCGGCCCGTCGGCCGCGCGGCACACCCGGCGCCCGCCCGAGGAGTGAGCCCATGA
- a CDS encoding DegT/DnrJ/EryC1/StrS aminotransferase family protein has product MATQISDTPVSEAVPFFSQAESFDALWPLIEERVNEVFEGGKFSHGPQVARWEKELVAYTGARFAIGVNSGTDALVLLLRACGLRRDEGVLVPVYSFVATASSVVLAGGRPQFVDIDPTTYAMDAAALESAVTPESRLVMPAHLFHQMADMRALAAVAAGRGLTLVEDSAEAIGMRQDGRHAGLFGRGGVLSFFPSKTLGALGDAGAVITDDEQVAQTVCALRHHGRFGATLADFPTISTETGVAGYNSKMDDIQAAVLSAKLTRLEQDIVRRAELAADYDRALRDVPGIVRLPRTVERPGDARGVFYVYLIEVEDRDRLVEHLERRGVGTEVYYPTPLHLQPCFASLGHSRGDFPHAEAASERAVALPLYPDLKPDHMERVCAAVREFYTGRPE; this is encoded by the coding sequence GTGGCCACGCAGATTTCCGATACGCCCGTTTCCGAAGCGGTTCCGTTCTTCTCCCAGGCGGAATCCTTCGACGCGCTGTGGCCGCTGATCGAGGAGCGCGTGAACGAGGTTTTCGAGGGCGGCAAGTTCTCCCACGGGCCTCAAGTGGCCCGCTGGGAAAAGGAACTGGTCGCCTACACGGGGGCCCGTTTCGCGATCGGGGTGAACAGCGGGACGGACGCGCTCGTGCTGCTCCTGCGCGCCTGCGGGCTGCGGCGCGACGAGGGGGTGCTGGTGCCCGTGTACTCCTTCGTGGCCACGGCCTCCTCGGTGGTGCTGGCCGGTGGGCGCCCGCAGTTCGTCGACATCGACCCGACGACGTACGCGATGGACGCGGCGGCGCTGGAGTCGGCGGTGACGCCGGAGAGCCGGTTGGTGATGCCGGCGCACCTGTTCCACCAGATGGCGGACATGCGGGCGCTGGCCGCTGTGGCGGCGGGGCGTGGGCTGACGCTGGTGGAGGACAGCGCCGAGGCGATCGGGATGCGGCAGGACGGGCGGCACGCCGGGCTGTTCGGCCGGGGCGGAGTTCTCTCGTTCTTCCCGAGCAAGACCCTCGGGGCGCTCGGCGACGCGGGCGCGGTCATCACCGACGACGAGCAGGTCGCACAGACGGTGTGCGCGCTGCGCCATCACGGCCGTTTCGGGGCGACGCTGGCGGATTTCCCGACCATCTCCACGGAGACCGGTGTCGCCGGATACAACAGCAAGATGGACGACATCCAGGCGGCCGTCCTTTCCGCGAAGCTGACCCGCCTGGAGCAGGACATCGTGCGGCGCGCGGAACTGGCCGCGGATTACGACCGCGCTCTCCGGGACGTTCCGGGAATCGTCCGGCTTCCGAGAACGGTCGAGCGTCCCGGTGACGCGCGGGGCGTGTTCTACGTCTATCTGATCGAGGTCGAGGACCGCGACCGGCTCGTGGAACACCTGGAGCGACGCGGCGTCGGAACCGAGGTCTACTATCCGACGCCTCTCCATCTCCAGCCCTGTTTCGCCTCCTTGGGGCATTCCCGGGGCGATTTCCCGCACGCCGAGGCGGCGAGCGAGCGCGCCGTCGCCCTGCCGCTGTACCCGGACCTGAAACCCGACCACATGGAACGGGTCTGCGCCGCCGTCCGCGAGTTCTACACCGGGAGGCCGGAATGA
- a CDS encoding sugar phosphate isomerase/epimerase — translation MRCEGSRPEDRCAGIGDEAAESITDQIAAIRALGWQRIELRDIGGKALADLGDAQVTDVADELRDTGLSVVCLASRIGNWGRPVTAPFEHDLAELETLLDRCAVLNCRRVRVMSYPNDGLPPDEWAARVLDRLTRLARRAERAGVILVHENCAGWAGEDPARMLRLVEQVASPALRLLFDMGNGVPYGYDAYAVLERILPHVEHVHVKDARRTPDGVRYVLPGEGEARVTDCLELLVRSGYPGTFSLEPHLAVRPHTGLYAYEDAADRFVSAGRRLHELVAECGAETVAHPQPQPQPQPQPHGALR, via the coding sequence ATGCGGTGTGAGGGAAGCCGGCCCGAGGACAGGTGCGCCGGCATCGGCGACGAGGCCGCCGAGAGCATCACCGACCAGATCGCGGCGATCCGCGCCCTCGGCTGGCAGCGGATCGAGTTGCGCGACATCGGCGGGAAGGCGCTGGCCGACCTCGGTGACGCCCAGGTGACGGACGTCGCCGACGAACTCCGGGACACCGGGCTGAGCGTGGTGTGCCTCGCCTCCCGGATCGGGAACTGGGGCCGCCCCGTCACCGCCCCCTTCGAGCACGACCTCGCCGAGCTGGAGACGCTCCTCGACCGGTGCGCGGTGCTGAACTGCCGCCGCGTGCGCGTGATGTCGTACCCCAACGACGGTCTCCCGCCCGACGAGTGGGCCGCGCGCGTCCTCGACCGGCTCACCCGTCTCGCCCGCCGCGCCGAGCGGGCCGGAGTCATCCTCGTGCACGAGAACTGCGCGGGCTGGGCGGGCGAGGACCCGGCCCGGATGCTGCGCCTGGTCGAGCAAGTCGCCAGTCCCGCCCTGCGGTTGCTCTTCGACATGGGCAACGGAGTGCCGTACGGCTACGACGCCTACGCCGTGCTGGAGCGGATCCTGCCCCACGTGGAACACGTCCACGTCAAGGACGCCCGCAGGACGCCCGACGGGGTCCGGTACGTCCTGCCGGGGGAGGGCGAGGCGCGGGTGACCGACTGCCTGGAACTGCTGGTGCGCTCCGGCTACCCCGGCACCTTCTCCCTCGAACCCCACCTGGCCGTTCGGCCGCACACCGGGCTGTACGCGTACGAGGACGCGGCGGACCGCTTCGTCAGCGCCGGGCGCCGGTTGCATGAACTGGTGGCGGAATGCGGGGCGGAGACCGTCGCCCACCCGCAGCCGCAGCCGCAGCCGCAGCCGCAGCCGCACGGCGCCCTCCGGTGA
- a CDS encoding M20/M25/M40 family metallo-hydrolase, translated as MTAGGAGRLLGEDDHALLLRLLRMPTAGPLETGDGDAPLQLWQAQHAYAEAAREVGMRVVHHAAPDPAVLLRPDVPAIVRAAAGPVFLAQQPSLVLRLGAPALPVRDTVMFNVHLDTVSGTEPVGFDGERFTGRGAVDAKGPAVALLAGVRAAAAAHPGIGRDTAVVIQAVSGEEGGAMGTFGTRPLIEAGHVGRLNVFCEPTGLRHMPRATASMTARITVEGEDAIDDRPGAGHNATVLLGFLAQHLAAAGGSLCIAGLHTGHAHNRVYGTGQLLVNIPYATPAKGAAAERLVEDAFTAGLKDFTDRFDKVPGFARTAADAVAVTRLRWDKRGLPCLARTEDPWGEDLLAAGGVPRQPDSEPAFTCDAIWMQDVPGTFTTVLGPGSLDANHAHASGEFVDLADLEEFADTVRRLLLAFADQRETTT; from the coding sequence GTGACCGCGGGCGGCGCGGGCCGGCTGCTGGGCGAGGACGACCACGCCCTGTTGCTGCGGCTGCTGCGGATGCCCACCGCGGGGCCGCTGGAGACCGGTGACGGTGACGCCCCGCTCCAGCTGTGGCAGGCCCAGCACGCCTACGCCGAGGCGGCGCGCGAAGTCGGCATGCGGGTCGTCCATCACGCTGCGCCCGATCCCGCGGTGCTGCTGCGACCGGATGTGCCGGCCATCGTGCGCGCGGCGGCCGGTCCCGTCTTTCTCGCCCAACAGCCCAGCCTGGTACTGCGGTTGGGGGCGCCTGCGCTTCCCGTCCGGGACACCGTCATGTTCAACGTCCACCTCGACACAGTCTCCGGAACCGAACCCGTGGGCTTCGACGGGGAGCGGTTCACCGGGCGGGGAGCCGTCGACGCGAAGGGGCCGGCCGTCGCCCTGCTGGCCGGGGTGCGCGCCGCGGCCGCCGCGCACCCGGGCATCGGACGCGACACGGCCGTCGTGATCCAGGCTGTCTCCGGCGAAGAGGGCGGCGCCATGGGCACGTTCGGAACCCGCCCGCTGATCGAGGCGGGACACGTCGGACGGCTGAACGTCTTCTGCGAGCCGACCGGGCTGCGCCACATGCCCCGTGCCACCGCGTCCATGACGGCCCGCATCACGGTAGAGGGCGAGGACGCGATCGACGACCGCCCCGGTGCCGGCCACAACGCCACCGTCCTGCTCGGCTTCCTCGCCCAGCACCTCGCCGCCGCCGGAGGCTCCCTGTGCATCGCCGGGCTGCACACCGGCCACGCCCACAACCGCGTGTACGGAACAGGACAGTTACTGGTCAACATCCCCTACGCGACACCGGCGAAGGGCGCGGCGGCCGAACGGCTGGTGGAGGACGCCTTCACTGCCGGCCTCAAGGACTTCACCGACCGCTTCGACAAAGTCCCCGGCTTCGCCCGTACCGCCGCGGACGCCGTCGCCGTCACGCGGCTGCGCTGGGACAAGCGGGGCCTGCCCTGCCTCGCTCGTACGGAGGACCCATGGGGCGAAGACCTCCTTGCCGCCGGCGGCGTTCCGCGGCAGCCGGACAGCGAGCCCGCGTTCACCTGCGACGCCATCTGGATGCAGGACGTCCCCGGCACCTTCACCACCGTCCTCGGCCCGGGGTCCCTTGACGCCAACCACGCCCACGCCTCAGGCGAGTTCGTCGACCTCGCCGACCTGGAGGAGTTCGCCGACACCGTACGGCGGCTGCTCCTCGCCTTCGCCGACCAAAGGGAGACCACCACATGA
- a CDS encoding Ldh family oxidoreductase, with protein MTLQATGAPPCARRPDVLVDHGELLAAVTAAFTAHGLPDRRAHAAAAALCHGDLVGFGSHGVFNLSRLYLPLLRSGRADATAEPRVITDLGACVLLDARRALGLWSASEAMDLAVERARRHGVGLVSVRNGTHFGCAGHHTARAAEQGLIGVLASNCGGQRIARPPHAQLAMLGTNPLSVAAPALDGHPFVLDMSTTVVPTGRIRAAARGGSSIPPGWLEDAEGAPVTDPGAFDRGEAYLRWLGGTDENGAYKGYGLGLAVEVLAALLPGAQLGPAADVLEGDGRPHGRDDDIGFLVLAIAPEALRPPGEDFRGDARDLFTTLTQCPPTEGHGPVRYPGWWEAERALTRTRDGVPLPAHLHDELTELGLLPAALPAALPTAEDVR; from the coding sequence ATGACGCTCCAGGCCACCGGCGCCCCACCCTGCGCACGCCGCCCCGACGTGCTGGTCGACCACGGCGAGCTGCTCGCCGCCGTGACCGCGGCGTTCACCGCGCACGGGCTCCCGGACCGGCGCGCGCACGCCGCGGCGGCCGCGCTGTGTCACGGCGACCTGGTCGGCTTCGGCTCGCACGGCGTGTTCAACCTGTCCCGGCTCTATCTGCCGCTCCTGCGAAGCGGCCGCGCCGACGCCACCGCGGAGCCGCGCGTCATCACCGACCTGGGCGCGTGTGTCCTCCTCGACGCCCGCCGCGCGCTCGGCCTCTGGTCCGCCTCCGAGGCGATGGACCTGGCCGTGGAACGCGCCCGCCGCCACGGGGTGGGGCTCGTGTCCGTGCGGAACGGGACCCACTTCGGGTGCGCGGGGCACCACACGGCGCGTGCGGCGGAGCAGGGCCTGATCGGTGTGCTCGCGTCCAACTGCGGCGGTCAGCGCATCGCCCGGCCCCCGCACGCCCAGCTCGCCATGCTCGGCACCAACCCCCTCAGCGTCGCCGCGCCCGCCCTCGACGGGCACCCGTTCGTCCTGGACATGAGCACCACCGTCGTCCCCACCGGCCGCATCCGCGCCGCCGCGCGCGGCGGGTCGTCCATCCCGCCCGGGTGGCTGGAGGACGCCGAGGGGGCGCCGGTCACCGACCCCGGGGCGTTCGACCGCGGCGAGGCGTATCTGCGCTGGCTGGGCGGCACCGACGAGAACGGCGCGTACAAGGGGTACGGCCTCGGGCTCGCGGTCGAGGTTCTGGCCGCCCTGCTGCCGGGGGCCCAACTCGGCCCCGCCGCCGACGTTTTGGAGGGCGACGGACGTCCGCACGGCCGTGACGACGACATCGGCTTCCTCGTCCTCGCCATCGCCCCCGAGGCACTGCGCCCGCCCGGTGAGGACTTCCGCGGCGACGCGCGGGACCTCTTCACCACGCTCACCCAGTGCCCGCCCACCGAGGGCCACGGCCCCGTGCGCTACCCCGGCTGGTGGGAGGCCGAACGCGCACTCACCCGCACCCGGGACGGCGTACCGCTTCCCGCGCACCTCCACGACGAGCTCACCGAACTGGGCCTGCTCCCCGCGGCCCTACCCGCGGCTCTCCCCACGGCGGAGGACGTCCGATGA